One region of Thermodesulfovibrionales bacterium genomic DNA includes:
- a CDS encoding phosphate-starvation-inducible PsiE family protein, producing MKEQQDKKIVPFYFWIHELVRRYVELIMDIIIVSLMVVIFVLISKTIFLIAQSLLEETNITFIISELMFIFILVETIRLLIIYLEFHRVAIDTMVEITIVSILREIILKGILHIEPLLLAGVGFIIIVLGMLLRWGKIRYEGPELVSIKESFFKKKPKESAFKKEEDKNVQR from the coding sequence ATGAAGGAGCAACAGGATAAAAAGATAGTACCCTTCTATTTCTGGATACATGAGCTTGTAAGGCGATATGTTGAGCTAATAATGGACATTATTATAGTAAGTCTTATGGTAGTTATCTTTGTCCTGATCTCAAAGACCATATTTTTAATAGCACAGTCTCTTTTAGAAGAAACAAACATAACCTTTATCATTTCAGAGCTAATGTTTATATTTATCTTAGTCGAAACCATAAGACTTCTTATTATTTACCTTGAATTCCACAGGGTTGCCATAGATACCATGGTCGAGATTACAATAGTCTCCATCCTGAGGGAGATTATTCTAAAAGGTATTCTTCATATTGAGCCTTTATTGCTTGCCGGTGTTGGTTTTATAATAATTGTTCTTGGCATGCTGCTAAGATGGGGTAAGATAAGATATGAAGGTCCTGAGCTCGTAAGTATAAAGGAATCATTCTTTAAGAAAAAACCCAAAGAAAGCGCTTTCAAAAAGGAAGAAGACAAAAATGTACAAAGATAA
- a CDS encoding rRNA pseudouridine synthase, producing MAAVRLQKILAEMGIASRRKAEELILEGRVTVNGRVAELGMKADPLLDHIKVDGKLLLRPEPKVYYVMNKPPQVVTTLYDPQGRHTVKDFIKRIPYRIYPVGRLDYHSEGLLLLTNDGELAHAILHPSREIPKTYMVKVKGHVEEKELQKLRQGIRLEDGMTAPAKVRLIKYSEANSWVEITIHEGRKRQVRRMFERIGHPVLKLKRIAINGLRLGSLKPGEIRQLTKEELLTLKKEIGILKETA from the coding sequence ATGGCAGCGGTAAGACTACAGAAGATACTTGCGGAGATGGGGATAGCCTCAAGAAGAAAGGCAGAAGAGCTGATTCTTGAGGGTCGGGTTACTGTTAATGGAAGGGTTGCAGAACTGGGCATGAAGGCAGATCCCCTTCTGGACCATATAAAGGTTGATGGCAAGCTCCTTTTGAGACCAGAGCCAAAGGTATATTATGTTATGAACAAACCTCCACAGGTTGTAACTACGCTGTATGACCCTCAGGGAAGACACACTGTGAAGGATTTTATAAAAAGAATTCCCTACAGGATATACCCTGTGGGAAGACTGGATTACCATTCAGAAGGACTTTTACTTCTTACCAATGATGGAGAGCTTGCCCATGCAATTCTCCATCCATCCAGAGAAATTCCAAAGACCTATATGGTAAAAGTAAAAGGCCATGTAGAAGAAAAGGAACTTCAGAAACTCAGACAGGGTATAAGGCTTGAAGATGGCATGACAGCACCTGCAAAGGTAAGATTAATAAAATACTCAGAGGCAAATTCATGGGTTGAGATAACCATCCACGAAGGCAGAAAGAGACAGGTGAGGAGGATGTTTGAAAGAATTGGACATCCTGTACTTAAATTAAAAAGAATAGCAATAAATGGATTAAGGCTTGGCTCGCTCAAGCCGGGTGAGATAAGACAGCTAACAAAAGAAGAATTATTGACCCTTAAGAAAGAGATAGGAATCCTTAAGGAAACTGCCTGA